The Acomys russatus chromosome 3, mAcoRus1.1, whole genome shotgun sequence genome has a window encoding:
- the Zswim8 gene encoding zinc finger SWIM domain-containing protein 8 isoform X4: MELMFAEWEDGERFSFEDSDRFEEDSLCSFISEAESLCQNWRGWRKQSAGPNSPTGGGGGGGSGGTRMRDGLVIPLVELSAKQVAFHIPFEVVEKVYPPVPEQLQLRIAFWSFPENEEDIRLYSCLANGSADEFQRGDQLFRMRAVKDPLQIGFHLSATVVPPQMVPPKGAYNVAVMFDRCRVTSCSCTCGAGAKWCTHVVALCLFRIHNASAVCLRAPVSESLSRLQRDQLQKFAQYLISELPQQILPTAQRLLDELLSSQSTAINTVCGAPDPTAGPSASDQSTWYLDESTLTDNIKKTLHKFCGPTPVVFSDVNSMYLSSTEPPAAAEWACLLRPLRGREPEGVWNLLSIVREMFKRRDSNAAPLLEILTDQCLTYEQITGWWYSVRTSASHSSASGHTGRSNGQSEVAAHACASMCDEMVTLWRLAVLDPALSPQRRRELCAQLRQWQLKVIENVKRGQHKKTLERLFPGFRPAVEACYFNWEEAYPLPGVTYSGTDRKLALCWARALPTRPGASRSGGLEESRPRPLLTEPAVRPKEPGAKRKGLGEGVSSQRGPRRLSAEGGDKALHKMGPGGGKAKVLGGTGSGGKSSAGSGSKRRLSSEDSSLEPDLAEMSLDDSSLALGAEASTFGGFPESPPPCPPSVGSRGPATFLPEPPDTYEEDAGVYFSEGPEPPTASAGRPGLLPGEVCTQDDLPSMDDNGSGLHKTKEAAPAVGEEEDDYQAYYLNAQDGAGGEEEKAEGGAGEEHDLFAGLKPLEQESRMEVLFACAEALHAHGYSNEASRLTVELAQDLLANPPDLKGKKNKVSTSRQTWVATNTLTKAAFLLTVLSERPEHHNLAFRVGMFALELQRPPASTKALEVKLAYQESEVAALLRKIPLGPSEMSTMRCRAEELREGTLCDYRPVLPLMLASFIFDVLCAPVFSLTGSRPPSRNWNNEMPGDEELGFEAAVAALGMKTTVSEAEHPLLCEGTRREKGDLALALMITYKDDQAKLKKILDKLLDRESQTHKPQTLSSFYSSSRPATANQRSPSKHGAPSAPGALQPLTSGSTGPAQQGAVAGAGPGPTEGFTEKNVPESSPHSPCEGLPPEAALTPRPEGKVPSRLALGSRGGYNGRGWGSPGRPKKKHTGMASIDSSAPETTSDSSPTLSRRPLRGGWAPTSWGRGQDSDSISSSSSDSLGSSSSSGSRRASASGGARAKTVEVGRCYKGRRPESHAPHVPNQPSEAAAHFYFELAKTVLIKAGGNSSTSIFTQPSSSGGHQGPHRNLHLCAFEIGLYALGLHNFVSPNWLSRTYSSHVSWITGQAMEIGSAALTILVECWDGHLTPPEVASLADRASRARDSNMVRAAAELALSCLPHAHALNPNEIQRALVQCKEQDNLMLEKACMAVEEAAKGGGVYPEVLFEVAHQWFWLYEQTAGGSSTAREGATSCSGSAMRAAGEAGRGLPEGRVAPGTEPVTVAAAAVTAAATVVPVISVGSSLYPGPGLGHGHSPGLHPYTALQPHLPCSPQYLTHPAHPAHPMPHMPRPAVFPVPSSAYPQGVHPAFLGAQYPYSVTPPSLAATAVSFPVPSMAPITVHPYHTEPGLPLPTSVALSSVHPASTFPAIQGASLPALTTQPSPLVSGGFPPPEEEAHSQPVNPHSLHHLHAAYRVGMLALEMLGRRAHNDHPNNFSRSPPYTDDVKWLLGLAAKLGVNYVHQFCVGAAKGVLSPFVLQEIVMETLQRLNPIHAHNHLRAPAFHQLVQRCQQAYMQYIHHRLIHLTPADYDDFVNAIRSARSAFCLTPMGMMQFNDILQNLKRSKQTKELWQRVSLEITTFSP, encoded by the exons ATGGAGCTGATGTTCGCGGAGTGGGAGGACGGCGAGCGCTTCTCGTTCGAGGATTCCGATCGCTTTGAGGAGGATTCACTCTGTTCGTTCATCTCCGAGGCCGAGAGCCTTTGCCAGAACTGGCGAGGATGGCGCAAACAGTCAGCGGGGCCCAATTCCCCCACTGGAGGCGGTGGCGGAGGTGGCAGTGGCGGTACCAGAATGCGAG ATGGATTGGTAATCCCATTGGTGGAGTTGTCAGCAAAGCAGGTGGCCTTTCACATCCCATTTGAAGTGGTGGAGAAAGTCTATCCTCCAGTGCCTGAACAACTCCAACTCCGAATTGCTTTCTGGAGTTTCCCTGAGAATGAAGAGGACATTCG TCTATATTCATGCCTAGCCAATGGCAGTGCGGATGAGTTCCAGCGAGGGGATCAGCTGTTCCGAATGAGGGCTGTGAAAGATCCGCTGCAGATAG GGTTCCATCTGAGTGCTACAGTGGTGCCGCCGCAGATGGTCCCCCCCAAAGGGGCCTACAATGTGGCTGTGATGTTTGACCGCTGCCGGGTCACTTCCTGTAGCTGTACCTGTGGGGCTGGGGCCAAATGGTGCACCCATGTCGTGGCACTCTGTCTCTTCCGCATTCACAAC GCATCTGCAGTCTGCCTGCGGGCTCCAGTCTCCGAGTCCCTGTCTCGACTGCAAAGAGACCAGCTTCAGAAGTTTGCTCAGTATCTTATCAGTGAGCTGCCTCAGCAG ATTCTCCCTACAGCCCAGCGTCTTCTAGATGaactcctttcctcccagtcaaCAGCCATCAATACAGTATGTGGAGCGCCAG ACCCTACAGCAGGCCCCTCAGCTTCAGACCAGAGCACTTGGTATTTGGATGAGTCAACACTCACTGACAACATAAAAAAGACACTGCACAAGTTCTGCGGCCCCACCCCTGTGGTCTTCAG TGATGTGAACTCTATGTATCTCTCTTCCACGGAGCCTCCTGCCGCTGCTGAATGGGCATGTCTGCTGCGCCCTCTGAGGGGCCGAGAGCCTGAGGGCGTCTGGAACCTGCTTAGCATTGTTCGAGAGATGTTCAAGCGGAGGGACAGCAATGCTGCCCCCTTGTTGGAAATACTCACTGACCAATGCCTCACCTACGAACAG ATAACAGGCTGGTGGTATAGTGTACGCACCTCAGCTTCGCATAGCAGTGCCAGTGGTCACACAGGCCGTAGCAATGGGCAGTCAGAGGTAGCAGCCCACGCTTGCGCAAGTATGTGTGATGAGATGGTCACACTATGGAGGCTTGCTGTGCTGGACCCTGCCCTCAGCCCTCAGCG CCGCCGGGAACTGTGTGCACAGCTGCGTCAGTGGCAGCTGAAGGTGATTGAGAATGTCAAGCGGGGACAACACAAGAAGACCCTGGAGAGGCTCTTCCCTGGCTTCCGGCCAGCAGTGGAGGCCTGCTACTTTAACTGGGAAGAGGCCTATCCCCTTCCTGGTGTTACCTACAGTGGCACTGACCGAAAGCTAGCGCTATGCTGGGCCCGGGCCCTGCCCACTAGGCCAGGAGCCTCTAGATCTGGGGGCCTGGAAGAGTCCCGGCCCCGACCTCTTCTTACTGAGCCAGCTGTGAGGCCCAAGGAACCTGGTGCCAAGCGCAAAGGATTGGGTGAGGGAGTGTCCTCGCAACGGGGTCCCCGCCGCCTCTCTGCTGAAGGAGGAGATAAGGCTTTGCATAAGATGGGTCCAGGTGGGGGCAAAGCCAAGGTGCTGGGTGGGACTGGCAgtgggggcaagagctcagcagGCAGTGGGAGCAAACGACGGCTCAGCAGTGAGGACAGCTCCCTGGAACCAGACCTGGCAGAGATGAGCCTGGATGACAGCAGCCTGGCCCTGGGTGCAGAGGCCAGCACCTTCGGTGGATTCCCTGAGAGCCCTCCACCCTGTCCTCCCTCAGTTGGCTCCAGAGGACCTGCCACCTTCCTTCCCGAGCCCCCAGATACTTATGAGGAAGATGCTGGTGTGTACTTCTCAGAAGGGCCTGAGCCTCCCACAGCCTCTGCTGGCCGCCCTGGCCTGCTGCCTGGGGAGGTCTGTACCCAAGATGACCTCCCTTCCATGGACGACAATGGCAGCGGGCTCCACAAAACCAAAGAAGCAGCTCCTGCCgttggagaagaggaggatgacTACCAAGCATATTACCTGAATGCCCAGGATGGGGCCGGAGGCGAGGAGGAGAAGGCTGAGGGCGGGGCTGGGGAGGAGCACGACCTGTTTGCTGGGCTGAAGCCACTGGAACAGGAGAGCAGAATGGAG GTGTTATTTGCCTGTGCTGAGGCCCTGCATGCCCATGGCTATAGCAATGAGGCTTCCCGCCTCACTGTGGAGCTTGCCCAGGACCTGCTAGCCAACCCACCTGACCTCAAG GGCAAGAAAAACAAGGTATCCACAAGCCGTCAGACCTGGGTGGCTACGAACACCCTGACCAAGGCAGCTTTCCTGCTGACAGTGCTGAGTGAGCGCCCAGAGCACCACAACCTGGCCTTCCGAGTTGGCATGTTTGCCTTGGAGCTACAGCGGCCCCCTGCTTCTACCAAGGCCCTGGAG GTAAAGTTGGCATATCAGGAATCTGAGGTGGCTGCTCTGCTCAGGAAGATCCCTCTGGGTCCCAGTGAAATGAGTACCATGCGGTGCCGGGCAGAAGAACTTCGGGAGGGCACACTCTGTGACTATCGGCCTGTGTTGCCCCTCATGTTGGCCAGTTTCATCTTCGATGTTCTCTGTGCTCCAG TGTTTTCCCTCACGGGTTCCCGGCCCCCAAGTCGAAACTGGAATAATGAGATGCCTGGGGATGAGGAGCTGGGATTTGAAGCAGCAGTTGCTGCCTTGG GCATGAAGACAACAGTGAGTGAGGCAGAACATCCCCTCCTATGTGAAGGCACACGTCGGGAGAAGGGTGACCTGGCCTTAGCACTGATGATCACTTACAAGGACGACCAGGCCAAGCTCAAGAAG ATCTTAGACAAACTCTTGGACCGAGAAAGCCAGACACATAAGCCACAGACACTGAGTTCTTTCTACTCATCTAGCCGTCCGGCCACAGCCAACCAGAGATCTCCTTCAAAGCATGGGGCCCCGTCTGCCCCTGGGGCCCTGCAGCCACTGACTTCAGGCTCTACAGGCCCTGCTCAGCAAGGGGCTGTGGCAGGGGCTGGGCCAGGTCCCACtgagggcttcacagagaagaaTGTGCCTG AAAGCTCCCCACATTCCCCCTGTGAGGGTCTCCCACCTGAGGCAGCTTTGACCCCACGGCCAGAGGGGAAGGTTCCTAGCCGCCTAGCTCTTGGCAGTCGTGGAGGCTATAATGGTCGAGGTTGGGGCTCCCCAGGGCGGCCTAAAAAGAAGCACACAG GCATGGCCAGCATTGACAGCAGTGCCCCTGAGACCACATCGGACAGCTCTCCTACCTTAAGCCGAAGGCCACTTCGAGGAGGCTGGGCCCCTACTTCCTGGGGTCGAGGACAAGACAGTGACAGCATTAGCAGCTCTTCCTCGGACTCCCTGGGCTCCTCATCCTCCAGTGGAAGCCGCAGGGCTAGCGCCAGTGGAGGGGCCCGGGCAAAGACGGTTGAAGTTGGCAG GTGTTACAAAGGCCGCCGCCCTGAGAGCCATGCCCCCCACGTACCCAATCAGCCATCAGAGGCAGCTGCACACTTCTACTTTGAATTGGCGAAGACAGTTCTGATCAAAGCAGGGGGCAACAGCAGCACTTCCATTTTCACACAACCATCTTCCTCAGGAGGCCACCAGGGTCCTCACCGCAACCTGCACCTTTGCGCCTTTGAGATTGGGCTTTATGCCCTTGGCCTGCACAACTTTGTTTCTCCTAACTGGCTCTCTCGTACCTATTCCTCCCACGTCTCCTGGATTACAG GGCAGGCAATGGAGATAGGCAGTGCAGCGCTGACTATACTGGTAGAGTGCTGGGACGGGCACCTGACACCCCCTGAGGTTGCATCACTGGCTGATAGAGCATCACGGGCACGAGACTCCAACATGGTGAGGGCGGCGGCAGAGTTGGCTCTGAGCTGCCTGCCTCATGCCCATGCACTGAACCCCAATGAGATTCAACGAGCCTTGGTGCAGTGCAAGGAACAG GATAACCTGATGTTGGAGAAGGCCTGCATGGCAGTGGAAGAGGCAGCCAAGGGTGGGGGAGTGTACCCTGAAGTGCTGTTTGAGGTTGCTCATCAGTGGTTCTGGCTCTATGAGCAGACAGCAGGCGGCTCATCCACAGCCCGGGAAGGGGCTACAAGCTGTAGTGGCAGTGCAATGAGGGCTGCTGGGGAGGCGGGGCGGGGACTGCCTGAGGGCAGGGTTGCCCCAGGAACTGAACCTGTTACTGTGGCTGCCgcagcagtgacagcagcagccacagtggTTCCAGTCATCTCAGTGGGGTCCAGTTTATATCCAGGTCCAGGACTGGGGCATGGTCATTCCCCTGGCCTGCACCCCTACACTGCTTTACAGCCCCACCTGCCCTGCAGCCCTCAGTATCTCACCCACCCAGCTCACCCTGCCCACCCTATGCCTCATATGCCCCGGCCTGCCGTCTTCCCTGTGCCCAGCTCTGCATACCCACAG GGTGTGCATCCTGCATTCCTGGGGGCTCAATACCCTTATTCGGTGACTCCACCCTCACTTGCTGCCACTGCTGTATCTTTCCCTGTCCCTTCCATGGCTCCCATCACAGTCCATCCCTACCACACAGAGCCAGGGCTCCCACTGCCCACCAGTGTGGCCT TGAGCAGTGTCCATCCAGCATCCACATTTCCAGCCATCCAGGGTGCATCCCTGCCTGCTCTGACCACGCAGCCCAGCCCTCTGGTAAGCGGAGGTTTTCCACCACCAGAGGAGGAGGCCCACAGTCAACCAGTCAACCCACACAGCCTGCACCACCTGCATGCTGCTTACCGTGTTG GGATGCTGGCACTGGAGATGCTGGGCCGTCGGGCACACAACGATCACCCCAACAACTTCTCTCGCTCTCCCCCCTACACTGATGATGTCAAATGGTTGCTGGGGCTGGCAGCAAAGCTGG gagTGAACTACGTGCACCAGTTCTGTGTGGGGGCAGCCAAGGGGGTGCTGAGCCCGTTTGTGCTGCAGGAGATCGTCATGGAGACGTTGCAGCGGCTGAACCCCATTCATGCCCACAACCACCTTCGAGCCCCGGCCTTCCACCAGCTGGTGCAACGCTGTcagcaggcatacatgcag TACATCCATCACCGCTTGATCCACCTGACCCCTGCCGACTACGACGACTTTGTGAATGCAATCCGCAGTGCCCGCAGCGCCTTCTGCCTGACACCCATGGGCATGATGCAGTTCAACGACATCCTACAGAACCTCAAGCGCAGCAAACAGACCAAGGAGCTGTGGCAGCGGGTCTCTCTAGAGATAACCACCTTCTCCCCCTGA
- the Zswim8 gene encoding zinc finger SWIM domain-containing protein 8 isoform X3 yields MELMFAEWEDGERFSFEDSDRFEEDSLCSFISEAESLCQNWRGWRKQSAGPNSPTGGGGGGGSGGTRMRDGLVIPLVELSAKQVAFHIPFEVVEKVYPPVPEQLQLRIAFWSFPENEEDIRLYSCLANGSADEFQRGDQLFRMRAVKDPLQIGFHLSATVVPPQMVPPKGAYNVAVMFDRCRVTSCSCTCGAGAKWCTHVVALCLFRIHNASAVCLRAPVSESLSRLQRDQLQKFAQYLISELPQQILPTAQRLLDELLSSQSTAINTVCGAPDPTAGPSASDQSTWYLDESTLTDNIKKTLHKFCGPTPVVFSDVNSMYLSSTEPPAAAEWACLLRPLRGREPEGVWNLLSIVREMFKRRDSNAAPLLEILTDQCLTYEQITGWWYSVRTSASHSSASGHTGRSNGQSEVAAHACASMCDEMVTLWRLAVLDPALSPQRRRELCAQLRQWQLKVIENVKRGQHKKTLERLFPGFRPAVEACYFNWEEAYPLPGVTYSGTDRKLALCWARALPTRPGASRSGGLEESRPRPLLTEPAVRPKEPGAKRKGLGEGVSSQRGPRRLSAEGGDKALHKMGPGGGKAKVLGGTGSGGKSSAGSGSKRRLSSEDSSLEPDLAEMSLDDSSLALGAEASTFGGFPESPPPCPPSVGSRGPATFLPEPPDTYEEDAGVYFSEGPEPPTASAGRPGLLPGEVCTQDDLPSMDDNGSGLHKTKEAAPAVGEEEDDYQAYYLNAQDGAGGEEEKAEGGAGEEHDLFAGLKPLEQESRMEVLFACAEALHAHGYSNEASRLTVELAQDLLANPPDLKVEPPPAKGKKNKVSTSRQTWVATNTLTKAAFLLTVLSERPEHHNLAFRVGMFALELQRPPASTKALEVKLAYQESEVAALLRKIPLGPSEMSTMRCRAEELREGTLCDYRPVLPLMLASFIFDVLCAPVFSLTGSRPPSRNWNNEMPGDEELGFEAAVAALGMKTTVSEAEHPLLCEGTRREKGDLALALMITYKDDQAKLKKILDKLLDRESQTHKPQTLSSFYSSSRPATANQRSPSKHGAPSAPGALQPLTSGSTGPAQQGAVAGAGPGPTEGFTEKNVPESSPHSPCEGLPPEAALTPRPEGKVPSRLALGSRGGYNGRGWGSPGRPKKKHTGMASIDSSAPETTSDSSPTLSRRPLRGGWAPTSWGRGQDSDSISSSSSDSLGSSSSSGSRRASASGGARAKTVEVGRCYKGRRPESHAPHVPNQPSEAAAHFYFELAKTVLIKAGGNSSTSIFTQPSSSGGHQGPHRNLHLCAFEIGLYALGLHNFVSPNWLSRTYSSHVSWITGQAMEIGSAALTILVECWDGHLTPPEVASLADRASRARDSNMVRAAAELALSCLPHAHALNPNEIQRALVQCKEQDNLMLEKACMAVEEAAKGGGVYPEVLFEVAHQWFWLYEQTAGGSSTAREGATSCSGSAMRAAGEAGRGLPEGRVAPGTEPVTVAAAAVTAAATVVPVISVGSSLYPGPGLGHGHSPGLHPYTALQPHLPCSPQYLTHPAHPAHPMPHMPRPAVFPVPSSAYPQGVHPAFLGAQYPYSVTPPSLAATAVSFPVPSMAPITVHPYHTEPGLPLPTSVALSSVHPASTFPAIQGASLPALTTQPSPLVSGGFPPPEEEAHSQPVNPHSLHHLHAAYRVGMLALEMLGRRAHNDHPNNFSRSPPYTDDVKWLLGLAAKLGVNYVHQFCVGAAKGVLSPFVLQEIVMETLQRLNPIHAHNHLRAPAFHQLVQRCQQAYMQYIHHRLIHLTPADYDDFVNAIRSARSAFCLTPMGMMQFNDILQNLKRSKQTKELWQRVSLEITTFSP; encoded by the exons ATGGAGCTGATGTTCGCGGAGTGGGAGGACGGCGAGCGCTTCTCGTTCGAGGATTCCGATCGCTTTGAGGAGGATTCACTCTGTTCGTTCATCTCCGAGGCCGAGAGCCTTTGCCAGAACTGGCGAGGATGGCGCAAACAGTCAGCGGGGCCCAATTCCCCCACTGGAGGCGGTGGCGGAGGTGGCAGTGGCGGTACCAGAATGCGAG ATGGATTGGTAATCCCATTGGTGGAGTTGTCAGCAAAGCAGGTGGCCTTTCACATCCCATTTGAAGTGGTGGAGAAAGTCTATCCTCCAGTGCCTGAACAACTCCAACTCCGAATTGCTTTCTGGAGTTTCCCTGAGAATGAAGAGGACATTCG TCTATATTCATGCCTAGCCAATGGCAGTGCGGATGAGTTCCAGCGAGGGGATCAGCTGTTCCGAATGAGGGCTGTGAAAGATCCGCTGCAGATAG GGTTCCATCTGAGTGCTACAGTGGTGCCGCCGCAGATGGTCCCCCCCAAAGGGGCCTACAATGTGGCTGTGATGTTTGACCGCTGCCGGGTCACTTCCTGTAGCTGTACCTGTGGGGCTGGGGCCAAATGGTGCACCCATGTCGTGGCACTCTGTCTCTTCCGCATTCACAAC GCATCTGCAGTCTGCCTGCGGGCTCCAGTCTCCGAGTCCCTGTCTCGACTGCAAAGAGACCAGCTTCAGAAGTTTGCTCAGTATCTTATCAGTGAGCTGCCTCAGCAG ATTCTCCCTACAGCCCAGCGTCTTCTAGATGaactcctttcctcccagtcaaCAGCCATCAATACAGTATGTGGAGCGCCAG ACCCTACAGCAGGCCCCTCAGCTTCAGACCAGAGCACTTGGTATTTGGATGAGTCAACACTCACTGACAACATAAAAAAGACACTGCACAAGTTCTGCGGCCCCACCCCTGTGGTCTTCAG TGATGTGAACTCTATGTATCTCTCTTCCACGGAGCCTCCTGCCGCTGCTGAATGGGCATGTCTGCTGCGCCCTCTGAGGGGCCGAGAGCCTGAGGGCGTCTGGAACCTGCTTAGCATTGTTCGAGAGATGTTCAAGCGGAGGGACAGCAATGCTGCCCCCTTGTTGGAAATACTCACTGACCAATGCCTCACCTACGAACAG ATAACAGGCTGGTGGTATAGTGTACGCACCTCAGCTTCGCATAGCAGTGCCAGTGGTCACACAGGCCGTAGCAATGGGCAGTCAGAGGTAGCAGCCCACGCTTGCGCAAGTATGTGTGATGAGATGGTCACACTATGGAGGCTTGCTGTGCTGGACCCTGCCCTCAGCCCTCAGCG CCGCCGGGAACTGTGTGCACAGCTGCGTCAGTGGCAGCTGAAGGTGATTGAGAATGTCAAGCGGGGACAACACAAGAAGACCCTGGAGAGGCTCTTCCCTGGCTTCCGGCCAGCAGTGGAGGCCTGCTACTTTAACTGGGAAGAGGCCTATCCCCTTCCTGGTGTTACCTACAGTGGCACTGACCGAAAGCTAGCGCTATGCTGGGCCCGGGCCCTGCCCACTAGGCCAGGAGCCTCTAGATCTGGGGGCCTGGAAGAGTCCCGGCCCCGACCTCTTCTTACTGAGCCAGCTGTGAGGCCCAAGGAACCTGGTGCCAAGCGCAAAGGATTGGGTGAGGGAGTGTCCTCGCAACGGGGTCCCCGCCGCCTCTCTGCTGAAGGAGGAGATAAGGCTTTGCATAAGATGGGTCCAGGTGGGGGCAAAGCCAAGGTGCTGGGTGGGACTGGCAgtgggggcaagagctcagcagGCAGTGGGAGCAAACGACGGCTCAGCAGTGAGGACAGCTCCCTGGAACCAGACCTGGCAGAGATGAGCCTGGATGACAGCAGCCTGGCCCTGGGTGCAGAGGCCAGCACCTTCGGTGGATTCCCTGAGAGCCCTCCACCCTGTCCTCCCTCAGTTGGCTCCAGAGGACCTGCCACCTTCCTTCCCGAGCCCCCAGATACTTATGAGGAAGATGCTGGTGTGTACTTCTCAGAAGGGCCTGAGCCTCCCACAGCCTCTGCTGGCCGCCCTGGCCTGCTGCCTGGGGAGGTCTGTACCCAAGATGACCTCCCTTCCATGGACGACAATGGCAGCGGGCTCCACAAAACCAAAGAAGCAGCTCCTGCCgttggagaagaggaggatgacTACCAAGCATATTACCTGAATGCCCAGGATGGGGCCGGAGGCGAGGAGGAGAAGGCTGAGGGCGGGGCTGGGGAGGAGCACGACCTGTTTGCTGGGCTGAAGCCACTGGAACAGGAGAGCAGAATGGAG GTGTTATTTGCCTGTGCTGAGGCCCTGCATGCCCATGGCTATAGCAATGAGGCTTCCCGCCTCACTGTGGAGCTTGCCCAGGACCTGCTAGCCAACCCACCTGACCTCAAGGTAGAGCCGCCCCCTGCCAAG GGCAAGAAAAACAAGGTATCCACAAGCCGTCAGACCTGGGTGGCTACGAACACCCTGACCAAGGCAGCTTTCCTGCTGACAGTGCTGAGTGAGCGCCCAGAGCACCACAACCTGGCCTTCCGAGTTGGCATGTTTGCCTTGGAGCTACAGCGGCCCCCTGCTTCTACCAAGGCCCTGGAG GTAAAGTTGGCATATCAGGAATCTGAGGTGGCTGCTCTGCTCAGGAAGATCCCTCTGGGTCCCAGTGAAATGAGTACCATGCGGTGCCGGGCAGAAGAACTTCGGGAGGGCACACTCTGTGACTATCGGCCTGTGTTGCCCCTCATGTTGGCCAGTTTCATCTTCGATGTTCTCTGTGCTCCAG TGTTTTCCCTCACGGGTTCCCGGCCCCCAAGTCGAAACTGGAATAATGAGATGCCTGGGGATGAGGAGCTGGGATTTGAAGCAGCAGTTGCTGCCTTGG GCATGAAGACAACAGTGAGTGAGGCAGAACATCCCCTCCTATGTGAAGGCACACGTCGGGAGAAGGGTGACCTGGCCTTAGCACTGATGATCACTTACAAGGACGACCAGGCCAAGCTCAAGAAG ATCTTAGACAAACTCTTGGACCGAGAAAGCCAGACACATAAGCCACAGACACTGAGTTCTTTCTACTCATCTAGCCGTCCGGCCACAGCCAACCAGAGATCTCCTTCAAAGCATGGGGCCCCGTCTGCCCCTGGGGCCCTGCAGCCACTGACTTCAGGCTCTACAGGCCCTGCTCAGCAAGGGGCTGTGGCAGGGGCTGGGCCAGGTCCCACtgagggcttcacagagaagaaTGTGCCTG AAAGCTCCCCACATTCCCCCTGTGAGGGTCTCCCACCTGAGGCAGCTTTGACCCCACGGCCAGAGGGGAAGGTTCCTAGCCGCCTAGCTCTTGGCAGTCGTGGAGGCTATAATGGTCGAGGTTGGGGCTCCCCAGGGCGGCCTAAAAAGAAGCACACAG GCATGGCCAGCATTGACAGCAGTGCCCCTGAGACCACATCGGACAGCTCTCCTACCTTAAGCCGAAGGCCACTTCGAGGAGGCTGGGCCCCTACTTCCTGGGGTCGAGGACAAGACAGTGACAGCATTAGCAGCTCTTCCTCGGACTCCCTGGGCTCCTCATCCTCCAGTGGAAGCCGCAGGGCTAGCGCCAGTGGAGGGGCCCGGGCAAAGACGGTTGAAGTTGGCAG GTGTTACAAAGGCCGCCGCCCTGAGAGCCATGCCCCCCACGTACCCAATCAGCCATCAGAGGCAGCTGCACACTTCTACTTTGAATTGGCGAAGACAGTTCTGATCAAAGCAGGGGGCAACAGCAGCACTTCCATTTTCACACAACCATCTTCCTCAGGAGGCCACCAGGGTCCTCACCGCAACCTGCACCTTTGCGCCTTTGAGATTGGGCTTTATGCCCTTGGCCTGCACAACTTTGTTTCTCCTAACTGGCTCTCTCGTACCTATTCCTCCCACGTCTCCTGGATTACAG GGCAGGCAATGGAGATAGGCAGTGCAGCGCTGACTATACTGGTAGAGTGCTGGGACGGGCACCTGACACCCCCTGAGGTTGCATCACTGGCTGATAGAGCATCACGGGCACGAGACTCCAACATGGTGAGGGCGGCGGCAGAGTTGGCTCTGAGCTGCCTGCCTCATGCCCATGCACTGAACCCCAATGAGATTCAACGAGCCTTGGTGCAGTGCAAGGAACAG GATAACCTGATGTTGGAGAAGGCCTGCATGGCAGTGGAAGAGGCAGCCAAGGGTGGGGGAGTGTACCCTGAAGTGCTGTTTGAGGTTGCTCATCAGTGGTTCTGGCTCTATGAGCAGACAGCAGGCGGCTCATCCACAGCCCGGGAAGGGGCTACAAGCTGTAGTGGCAGTGCAATGAGGGCTGCTGGGGAGGCGGGGCGGGGACTGCCTGAGGGCAGGGTTGCCCCAGGAACTGAACCTGTTACTGTGGCTGCCgcagcagtgacagcagcagccacagtggTTCCAGTCATCTCAGTGGGGTCCAGTTTATATCCAGGTCCAGGACTGGGGCATGGTCATTCCCCTGGCCTGCACCCCTACACTGCTTTACAGCCCCACCTGCCCTGCAGCCCTCAGTATCTCACCCACCCAGCTCACCCTGCCCACCCTATGCCTCATATGCCCCGGCCTGCCGTCTTCCCTGTGCCCAGCTCTGCATACCCACAG GGTGTGCATCCTGCATTCCTGGGGGCTCAATACCCTTATTCGGTGACTCCACCCTCACTTGCTGCCACTGCTGTATCTTTCCCTGTCCCTTCCATGGCTCCCATCACAGTCCATCCCTACCACACAGAGCCAGGGCTCCCACTGCCCACCAGTGTGGCCT TGAGCAGTGTCCATCCAGCATCCACATTTCCAGCCATCCAGGGTGCATCCCTGCCTGCTCTGACCACGCAGCCCAGCCCTCTGGTAAGCGGAGGTTTTCCACCACCAGAGGAGGAGGCCCACAGTCAACCAGTCAACCCACACAGCCTGCACCACCTGCATGCTGCTTACCGTGTTG GGATGCTGGCACTGGAGATGCTGGGCCGTCGGGCACACAACGATCACCCCAACAACTTCTCTCGCTCTCCCCCCTACACTGATGATGTCAAATGGTTGCTGGGGCTGGCAGCAAAGCTGG gagTGAACTACGTGCACCAGTTCTGTGTGGGGGCAGCCAAGGGGGTGCTGAGCCCGTTTGTGCTGCAGGAGATCGTCATGGAGACGTTGCAGCGGCTGAACCCCATTCATGCCCACAACCACCTTCGAGCCCCGGCCTTCCACCAGCTGGTGCAACGCTGTcagcaggcatacatgcag TACATCCATCACCGCTTGATCCACCTGACCCCTGCCGACTACGACGACTTTGTGAATGCAATCCGCAGTGCCCGCAGCGCCTTCTGCCTGACACCCATGGGCATGATGCAGTTCAACGACATCCTACAGAACCTCAAGCGCAGCAAACAGACCAAGGAGCTGTGGCAGCGGGTCTCTCTAGAGATAACCACCTTCTCCCCCTGA